One genomic region from Nitrospirae bacterium YQR-1 encodes:
- a CDS encoding polysaccharide deacetylase family protein, with amino-acid sequence MLNKKSLKSLFATFAGAYFRVFKNSVLNNTLTVFLYHDVSNTPSEFSRLYNLNVFPDLFEFQIKYIKECFNVISPQQLISGSVPPRAAMVTFDDGLKGIFSNAVEILNKNEVPAVIFLNMEPISGEIFYSGLITWLCEKENTFAEHLLGSTGKEHISKPYFLHCTREIVNSWIKQSGRDFKNDVYRFTGPFASEDDLLRASESPYIYYANHLYNHDVALSLSDDELKASYMQNMEKLKCYKNYTNLFAFPFGQPETTFSEKQIEIILSMGADKVFSSLPNLNYSVHSPYLHRIALTDFNNTRLKILYQVFYNEMKVNYIFKSLKKLFSGKL; translated from the coding sequence ATGCTCAATAAAAAAAGTTTAAAGAGCTTATTTGCCACTTTTGCCGGCGCTTATTTCAGAGTTTTTAAAAATTCCGTATTAAACAATACTTTAACTGTATTTCTGTACCATGACGTATCCAATACTCCATCAGAATTCAGCCGGTTATATAATCTCAATGTTTTCCCCGATCTGTTTGAATTCCAAATCAAATATATAAAAGAATGCTTTAATGTTATCTCACCTCAGCAATTAATAAGCGGCAGTGTCCCACCTCGTGCCGCTATGGTTACTTTTGATGACGGGCTAAAAGGGATTTTTTCAAATGCCGTAGAAATACTGAATAAAAATGAGGTGCCCGCTGTGATTTTTCTTAACATGGAACCTATCTCCGGTGAAATATTCTACTCCGGCCTCATAACATGGCTATGCGAGAAGGAAAATACCTTTGCAGAACACTTATTAGGTTCCACAGGAAAGGAACATATCTCTAAACCGTACTTTCTTCATTGCACAAGGGAAATTGTAAACTCATGGATAAAGCAAAGCGGCAGGGATTTTAAAAATGATGTTTATCGTTTTACCGGCCCATTTGCTTCCGAGGACGATCTTCTGAGAGCTTCGGAAAGCCCATACATTTATTACGCAAACCACCTGTATAACCATGATGTTGCTCTGAGTCTTTCTGATGATGAGCTAAAAGCATCATATATGCAGAATATGGAAAAATTGAAATGTTATAAAAACTATACTAACCTCTTTGCTTTCCCTTTTGGCCAGCCGGAGACGACTTTTTCTGAAAAACAGATTGAAATTATTCTTTCCATGGGCGCCGATAAAGTGTTTTCCTCATTACCAAACCTCAACTACTCCGTACATAGTCCGTACTTACACAGAATTGCACTTACGGATTTTAACAACACAAGATTAAAAATCCTGTATCAGGTTTTCTATAATGAAATGAAGGTAAATTATATTTTTAAATCATTAAAAAAGCTATTTTCAGGCAAACTGTGA
- a CDS encoding apolipoprotein A1/A4/E family protein — protein MAVTLPVEVYDILEEHAGKAGSREFVRAVESVIDVVSLQSKLELRDELTRELATKTDITRLDGKMETIKIELENKMETIKIELENKMETIKIELENKMEKSIAALENKIDTSITALENKIDTSITALENKIDTSITALENKMEKSIAALENKIDTSITALENKMDTSIAALENKMELYKTETELRIERASKENIKWMFLFWIGQLAGFALILKLLIK, from the coding sequence ATGGCAGTTACTTTACCTGTTGAGGTATATGACATATTAGAGGAACATGCCGGCAAAGCCGGTTCTAGAGAATTTGTTCGGGCTGTAGAGTCCGTAATAGATGTCGTTTCTCTACAGAGCAAACTTGAGCTTCGAGATGAACTCACCAGGGAACTTGCTACAAAGACTGATATTACAAGGCTTGACGGCAAAATGGAAACCATAAAAATTGAGCTTGAGAACAAAATGGAGACCATAAAAATTGAGCTTGAGAACAAAATGGAAACCATAAAAATTGAGCTTGAGAACAAAATGGAGAAATCCATAGCTGCGCTTGAGAATAAAATAGACACATCCATAACTGCGCTTGAGAATAAAATAGACACATCCATAACTGCGCTTGAGAATAAAATAGACACATCCATAACTGCGCTTGAGAACAAAATGGAGAAATCCATAGCTGCGCTTGAGAATAAAATAGACACATCCATAACTGCGCTTGAGAATAAAATGGACACATCCATAGCTGCGCTTGAGAATAAAATGGAGCTATATAAGACAGAAACAGAGTTAAGAATTGAAAGAGCGAGCAAAGAAAACATTAAATGGATGTTTCTGTTTTGGATTGGCCAGTTGGCCGGATTTGCCCTGATTTTAAAACTGCTTATTAAGTAA
- a CDS encoding STAS domain-containing protein, translated as MKTDIEIKGQAVILNVSGKIDLYTSPVLRETMISLIKRKTGIIVVNLRDVTETDSSGVATFVEALKEMSLYGGKLRFVYVSVSVVKIFQFSKLDLIFDIYTDLDSAVGA; from the coding sequence ATGAAAACAGACATAGAAATAAAGGGGCAGGCTGTTATATTAAATGTGTCCGGTAAAATAGACCTCTACACTTCCCCTGTATTAAGGGAGACAATGATTTCTCTTATAAAGAGAAAAACCGGCATAATTGTGGTCAATTTGAGAGATGTTACAGAGACAGACAGCTCAGGGGTAGCCACGTTTGTAGAGGCGTTAAAGGAGATGTCTCTGTATGGTGGCAAGTTGCGCTTTGTGTATGTTTCAGTAAGTGTCGTTAAAATTTTTCAATTTTCAAAGCTTGACCTGATTTTTGACATTTATACGGATTTGGACAGTGCGGTTGGCGCTTAG
- the pth gene encoding aminoacyl-tRNA hydrolase, translating to MWLLTGLGNPGCKYKKTRHNVGFTVIDELVLRFNVDMKGGREHGRAPVITGKCQIAGQEICLIKPLTFMNLSGTAVGRLVRMDPDKTIVIQDDVDMPAGKLKIKYGGGSGGHKGVASIIEHAGTNNFYRVKIGIGKDPHIAVEDYVLSKFTPKEFPLIVDAVSEAVAAIECIIAEGPQKAMNIYNIRGGQPDGGN from the coding sequence TTGTGGCTGCTCACTGGATTGGGAAATCCTGGTTGTAAGTACAAAAAGACCCGGCATAATGTCGGCTTTACTGTGATAGATGAGCTGGTTTTGCGTTTTAATGTTGATATGAAAGGCGGTCGAGAGCACGGCAGGGCGCCTGTTATTACCGGCAAATGCCAGATAGCGGGGCAGGAGATTTGCCTTATAAAGCCCCTTACTTTTATGAATTTATCAGGTACTGCCGTTGGCAGGCTGGTAAGAATGGATCCAGATAAGACCATCGTTATTCAAGATGATGTTGATATGCCTGCCGGTAAGTTAAAGATAAAATATGGGGGGGGCTCCGGGGGCCATAAAGGGGTTGCTTCCATAATTGAACATGCCGGAACAAATAATTTTTACAGAGTAAAGATAGGCATTGGGAAAGATCCCCACATTGCAGTTGAGGACTATGTACTGAGTAAGTTTACTCCTAAAGAGTTTCCTCTGATAGTTGATGCCGTCTCTGAGGCTGTAGCAGCTATTGAGTGCATAATCGCAGAGGGACCTCAAAAAGCTATGAATATTTATAATATCAGAGGAGGACAGCCTGATGGCGGCAATTGA
- a CDS encoding ABC transporter permease translates to MREVVHDVSVLVNGVFYWCLVSPFKGKPVRVRATVSEIVKVGYNSVPTVLIISFFVGVILALQAAYQLKKFGALIYVANLVGVSVTRELGPILGAIIVAGRSGSAFAAEIGSMKAAEEVDALISMGINPIRFLVVPKLIALMIMQPVLTAIFDANAIFGGFCVAITELELNSGLYIDQTLNALQLKDFFTGLMKAWAFGVVITIVGAYHGFKVEGSAEEVGLRTTASVVSSIFLVIFFDFFFTALFYYFL, encoded by the coding sequence GTGCGTGAAGTGGTTCATGATGTTTCTGTGCTGGTTAATGGGGTGTTTTATTGGTGTCTGGTCTCACCGTTTAAGGGTAAACCGGTACGAGTACGGGCAACAGTGTCGGAGATAGTGAAGGTGGGTTACAATTCGGTTCCCACGGTGTTGATAATATCTTTTTTTGTAGGGGTGATACTAGCTTTGCAGGCGGCGTATCAGTTAAAAAAGTTTGGAGCGCTTATTTATGTTGCAAACCTTGTTGGTGTATCTGTGACAAGGGAGCTGGGGCCGATACTGGGTGCGATAATAGTAGCCGGCAGAAGCGGGTCAGCTTTTGCAGCCGAGATTGGCTCAATGAAGGCGGCGGAGGAGGTAGATGCGCTTATAAGTATGGGGATTAATCCTATACGGTTTCTGGTAGTGCCCAAGCTTATAGCTCTTATGATTATGCAGCCGGTGCTGACTGCTATTTTTGATGCAAATGCGATATTTGGCGGGTTTTGTGTTGCCATTACCGAGCTTGAACTTAATTCAGGGCTTTATATAGACCAGACGCTAAATGCCCTTCAATTAAAGGATTTTTTCACAGGCCTTATGAAAGCATGGGCTTTTGGTGTTGTAATAACCATAGTTGGTGCTTACCACGGTTTTAAAGTAGAGGGAAGTGCCGAGGAGGTCGGCCTCAGAACTACCGCCTCTGTTGTATCCTCGATTTTTTTAGTCATATTTTTCGATTTTTTCTTCACAGCCCTCTTTTACTATTTCCTCTGA
- a CDS encoding 50S ribosomal protein L25, with protein sequence MERVNLAAQKRESVGKGAARTHRRDGIIPAIMYRKGQSTPIHFSRKELVPFVNASAHEQILVNLNFADGTTAVAIMKEHQVEPLTGELLHVDFQEISLQETVRVSVAVILKGTPIGVKRDGGLLQTGIREITIESLPDDIPAHIELDVTRLELGDSLHVADIKAGEKIKVLTDPGESLCTVSATALLESAQAGETTTTKEPEIIKKGKQEGKEK encoded by the coding sequence ATGGAAAGAGTTAATTTAGCCGCACAAAAGAGAGAGAGTGTAGGCAAGGGGGCTGCACGAACACATCGCAGAGATGGAATAATTCCCGCCATTATGTATAGAAAGGGACAATCCACCCCGATACACTTTAGCAGAAAGGAGTTAGTTCCTTTTGTCAACGCCTCGGCACACGAACAGATTTTGGTGAACCTCAATTTTGCAGACGGCACTACGGCTGTTGCCATTATGAAAGAACATCAGGTGGAACCGCTTACCGGAGAGCTGCTTCATGTGGATTTTCAGGAAATATCCCTGCAGGAAACTGTAAGGGTTAGTGTTGCCGTGATTTTAAAGGGAACCCCTATTGGTGTTAAGCGAGACGGAGGACTTCTTCAGACAGGCATAAGGGAGATAACAATAGAAAGTCTGCCTGATGATATTCCTGCACACATTGAACTCGATGTTACAAGACTTGAGCTGGGAGATTCCCTGCATGTTGCGGATATTAAAGCTGGAGAGAAAATAAAGGTTCTGACTGACCCAGGGGAGTCGCTCTGCACTGTATCGGCAACAGCGTTGCTTGAGTCTGCCCAGGCAGGGGAGACCACAACAACAAAAGAACCTGAGATAATTAAAAAGGGCAAGCAGGAAGGTAAGGAGAAATAA
- a CDS encoding SxtJ family membrane protein, which translates to MKDKNEILKTIDVLALASLVAFMVFKKPPLLWLALFFIAVNVLELKLGGKIAELWLKFAHLIGTFNSKILLSLIFFVFLYPLSILYRAFNKESTGDFRNRNRISQFDPVNKSYDKASFEKQW; encoded by the coding sequence ATGAAAGATAAAAACGAGATATTAAAAACAATAGATGTTTTGGCGCTGGCATCCCTGGTGGCTTTTATGGTATTTAAAAAACCGCCGTTGCTGTGGCTGGCGCTGTTTTTTATTGCCGTAAATGTATTGGAATTAAAGCTCGGCGGGAAAATAGCGGAGCTATGGCTGAAATTTGCCCACCTTATCGGTACATTTAACAGCAAAATTCTCCTGTCTCTGATATTTTTTGTGTTTTTGTACCCGCTTAGCATCCTGTACAGGGCTTTCAACAAAGAGTCAACCGGTGATTTTAGAAACAGAAATAGAATTTCACAGTTTGACCCAGTCAACAAATCATACGATAAAGCCTCTTTTGAGAAGCAATGGTAG
- a CDS encoding MGMT family protein, protein MIGEITFTEPEGVIYRESGSAVISELKDYFHGLRKEFTPGLVHVSGITPFRKSVYEELLKVPFGEVVTYKELALRVGKPGGARAVGQAMSVNPFPIVIPCHRVIASDGKLGGYSEGIYIKIKLLEFEKSRKKYQNY, encoded by the coding sequence GTGATTGGAGAGATTACATTTACAGAACCTGAAGGGGTTATATATAGAGAAAGCGGTTCAGCGGTTATTTCAGAACTTAAAGATTATTTTCATGGCCTGAGAAAAGAATTTACGCCGGGGTTGGTACATGTCTCAGGGATTACACCATTTAGAAAGTCGGTGTATGAGGAGCTTTTAAAAGTACCGTTTGGTGAGGTTGTAACGTATAAGGAATTAGCGTTAAGAGTTGGCAAGCCCGGCGGGGCCAGGGCGGTGGGGCAGGCCATGAGTGTTAATCCGTTTCCGATAGTAATCCCCTGCCACAGGGTTATAGCCTCAGACGGCAAACTGGGAGGTTACTCCGAGGGAATTTATATTAAAATAAAACTTCTGGAGTTTGAAAAGTCAAGAAAAAAATATCAGAATTACTAA
- a CDS encoding DUF5989 family protein produces MGILKELWDFLKERKKFWLMPIIIVLLLISLLIVFAGGSAVAPFIYTLF; encoded by the coding sequence ATGGGAATTTTAAAGGAACTTTGGGATTTTTTGAAGGAAAGAAAGAAGTTTTGGCTCATGCCGATAATAATTGTACTGCTTCTTATTAGTTTGTTAATAGTGTTTGCAGGCGGCTCGGCTGTGGCTCCTTTTATCTATACACTGTTTTAG
- a CDS encoding carbamoyltransferase: MGKVILGISAFYHDSAAALLNDGRIVAAVHEERFTRKKHDPSFPKNAVEFCLKYGGFDISDIDIVIFYDKPLLKFERLLETYYNFAPKGLHSFIAAIPVWLKEKLFLRKLLTEELSKIGRINKGKPHILFSEHHLSHSASAFYPCPFSEAAILTVDGVGEWATATISHGTDNKITMLREMKFPHSVGLLYSAFTYFLGFKVNSGEYKLMGLAPYGNKGSRQVSRFKDIICKTLIDVKEDGSIFLNQDYFDYATGLAMVNDDEWAELFGFKRRDSEDELIQCHGDMALAIQEVTEDIIIKMAGTARELTGSKNLCMAGGVALNCVSNSKLLREKVFDNVWIQPAAGDAGGALGAAYAAHFMYDGQSRTAAVEMDSMQGAYLGPEFSELDIKLTGRKYKAPYTFYEDFDNLCEQAASALSDGKVLGWFQGRMEWGPRALGNRSIVADPRDREMQKRLNLKIKYREGFRPFAPSILYEDLSQYFEIEIPSPYMLFVADVVKNRQIPLPEGYENLSVRDKLYFIRSDIPGVTHLDYSARLQTVHKETNPQYYALIKKFKEKTGYSLLVNTSFNVRGEPIVCSPEDAYRCFMRTDMDCLVIGNFLFNKTEQPALAEKENWKEEFVLD, from the coding sequence ATGGGTAAAGTGATTTTAGGCATTTCGGCGTTTTACCACGACTCCGCCGCCGCCCTTTTAAATGACGGACGCATTGTAGCGGCAGTGCATGAGGAGCGTTTTACCAGAAAAAAGCATGACCCTTCTTTTCCCAAAAATGCTGTTGAATTTTGTCTGAAATACGGCGGATTTGATATATCCGATATTGACATTGTTATCTTTTACGATAAACCTTTATTAAAATTTGAGAGGCTCCTTGAGACCTATTATAACTTTGCACCAAAGGGATTACATTCTTTTATTGCGGCAATTCCTGTTTGGCTTAAAGAAAAACTGTTTCTAAGGAAACTCCTGACTGAGGAGCTTTCAAAAATCGGCAGGATAAACAAAGGAAAGCCGCATATTCTGTTTTCAGAGCATCATTTGTCTCACAGTGCTTCTGCATTTTACCCTTGTCCTTTTTCAGAGGCGGCCATCTTAACTGTTGACGGTGTGGGTGAATGGGCTACAGCTACTATATCTCACGGCACAGACAATAAGATAACTATGCTTAGGGAGATGAAATTTCCCCATTCCGTCGGGCTTCTTTACTCTGCTTTTACTTATTTTCTGGGTTTTAAGGTAAATTCCGGTGAATATAAACTGATGGGTCTTGCCCCATATGGTAATAAAGGAAGCCGGCAGGTCAGCCGGTTTAAAGACATTATCTGTAAGACACTGATTGATGTTAAAGAGGATGGTTCGATATTTTTGAATCAGGATTATTTTGATTACGCAACCGGCCTTGCCATGGTTAACGATGATGAGTGGGCTGAATTGTTTGGTTTCAAACGCAGGGATTCGGAAGATGAGTTGATTCAGTGCCACGGAGATATGGCTCTTGCCATACAGGAAGTAACTGAGGATATCATAATAAAAATGGCTGGGACGGCAAGGGAGCTGACCGGCTCAAAAAACCTATGCATGGCCGGAGGTGTGGCGCTAAATTGTGTGTCCAACTCTAAGCTTCTGCGTGAAAAAGTGTTTGACAATGTCTGGATACAGCCTGCTGCAGGGGATGCAGGCGGCGCTCTTGGGGCCGCTTATGCCGCTCACTTTATGTATGACGGGCAGAGCCGCACTGCCGCCGTGGAGATGGACTCAATGCAGGGGGCATACCTGGGCCCTGAGTTTAGTGAATTGGATATTAAACTCACCGGCCGGAAATACAAAGCTCCATATACGTTTTACGAGGATTTTGATAATCTCTGTGAACAGGCGGCTTCCGCCCTCTCTGATGGTAAGGTGTTGGGGTGGTTTCAGGGGCGAATGGAGTGGGGACCGCGGGCACTGGGTAACCGCAGCATCGTTGCAGACCCCAGAGACAGAGAGATGCAAAAGAGGCTTAACCTTAAGATTAAATACAGGGAAGGGTTCAGACCCTTTGCCCCGAGCATTTTATATGAGGATTTATCTCAGTACTTTGAAATAGAAATCCCTTCCCCTTATATGCTCTTTGTTGCCGATGTTGTTAAAAACCGGCAAATTCCCCTGCCTGAGGGCTATGAAAACTTATCTGTCAGAGATAAACTCTATTTTATCCGCTCCGATATCCCTGGTGTCACTCATCTGGACTACTCGGCAAGACTTCAAACCGTTCACAAGGAGACTAACCCGCAGTACTACGCTTTAATAAAGAAGTTTAAGGAAAAGACCGGCTATTCACTGCTTGTCAATACAAGTTTTAACGTCCGGGGAGAGCCCATTGTGTGCAGCCCTGAGGACGCCTACAGGTGTTTTATGAGAACCGATATGGATTGTCTTGTGATTGGTAATTTTTTGTTTAATAAGACGGAGCAGCCGGCATTGGCGGAGAAGGAAAACTGGAAAGAAGAATTTGTTTTAGATTAG
- a CDS encoding ribose-phosphate pyrophosphokinase: protein MLKEIKIITGNSNRRLSEEVAEFLRVGLTDTIVKTFGDGEISVQVNENVRGHDVFVIQSMCNPVNNNLMELLLIVDALKRASAGRITAVIPYFGYARQDRKVQPRVPISSKLVADLITVAGCHRVLTIDLHAGQIQGFFNIPVDHLYATPVLLNYIKEHLPVKNLVIVSPDAGGVERARSFARRLKCSLAIIDKRRENANECTAENVIGEVQGKDVLILDDMIDTAGTTVQAASILKFNGAINVYAACSHAVLSGPAIERISNSVIEQVITTNTIPTYGKDAMCPKLVVLSIAALMGEAIRRIYEESSISSLFVK from the coding sequence ATGTTAAAAGAGATAAAAATAATTACCGGTAACTCTAACCGCCGGTTGTCTGAGGAAGTTGCGGAGTTCCTGAGAGTCGGGCTTACCGACACCATAGTTAAAACATTCGGGGATGGCGAGATTTCCGTTCAGGTCAATGAAAATGTCCGGGGCCATGATGTTTTTGTTATTCAATCAATGTGTAATCCGGTTAATAATAATTTAATGGAACTGCTTCTTATTGTTGACGCTTTAAAGAGAGCCTCAGCCGGCAGAATAACCGCAGTAATTCCATACTTCGGCTATGCCCGGCAGGACAGGAAGGTGCAGCCGCGGGTACCGATTTCATCTAAACTAGTAGCTGATTTAATCACTGTCGCAGGCTGCCACAGAGTTCTGACTATTGATCTACACGCCGGCCAGATACAGGGATTTTTTAATATTCCTGTTGACCACCTCTACGCTACTCCCGTGCTCCTTAATTATATAAAAGAACATCTTCCGGTTAAAAACCTTGTAATCGTATCGCCCGATGCCGGAGGGGTTGAAAGGGCACGGTCTTTTGCAAGACGCCTTAAGTGCTCACTTGCCATTATTGACAAACGCCGTGAAAATGCCAACGAATGCACTGCAGAAAATGTTATTGGAGAGGTGCAGGGAAAAGACGTTCTAATACTGGACGATATGATTGATACCGCAGGCACCACTGTACAGGCGGCCAGCATTCTAAAATTCAACGGAGCCATCAACGTCTATGCCGCATGTTCCCATGCCGTTCTCTCCGGCCCAGCTATTGAGAGAATCAGCAATTCCGTGATTGAACAGGTCATTACAACAAACACTATCCCCACCTACGGTAAGGATGCTATGTGCCCAAAACTGGTAGTCCTCTCAATTGCCGCTCTCATGGGTGAGGCGATAAGGAGAATATATGAAGAGTCGTCTATCAGTTCACTTTTTGTCAAATAG